A window of Vigna radiata var. radiata cultivar VC1973A unplaced genomic scaffold, Vradiata_ver6 scaffold_111, whole genome shotgun sequence genomic DNA:
gaacagtagataGTAGAGTGACcacctaaacacttgagagattgagtgaaacacttgcttggtgagaattgttaaatccatgtttatatctatgcttagttgattgatcattcatgaacaaaacatctattGGAAAAAGTTTGATTAggtgaactgaattggattgaaagcatgcatgcatctttatagaaTTCCGCTGAAATCTAAAAGGTATAATAACTCGTTGTgaggaaaaggaattttgaaaagtgtttgaactatttgatgaagaagtggaaagccaaattttgtcttgtttgcttgaggacaagcaaagttctaagtttggggttgtgataacggtctaaaaactgttattttcatacttaaatttgatatcaaaacacaccctttatggcttagaatgaatttaaaatcaagtaaaacacttagttgagtcatgtgagagtcaaaagttggttttagagatattatggttgtttttacattgttttgtagggttttaaggtaaattgaagatggaagtgaagtaaggtggacatAGACctgtgaaagaagaagaaaaaggatgaaaagaagggtcaagtgagtcgttgagcgccagaatggaccgctgagtgTCCAGAGCGATAaagggcaaaccgctcaacggcaatactgaccgctgagcgatccaaacggctagagggaaaccgctgagtgatgaacttaggcgcctgggcggttgtctgtttttattagctagattctttaatctttctgttatcttttagggcttatatatagccctagtgcgaatcaaaacacattcttttggtagagagaaacttccacagctattccacacaccttggaggaggttcgttggatgcttaggctccaatctaccaagtttagggttatttcttcaattcttcaattatatttcatctagattcatcatgattatggtgaactaaaccctaggttgttggggaacaatgtaatcttttgaaactctcatatatccaaattcttatttattttatatgcttgcatatacttgatttatcaattgttgggttcttcacctttgcttaatgcttttatcgtttaactcattcggtaaatgttgtttgtctttattgatacggggacatacaATATTGTCATGAACTAGggagaattccttgattaagcaataccacctagggataggggtatgacgatcaattgtattttgcttccgcttatcatgcattattaattactagtggaggctagggataacaagtcagtaattagtaataggctcttttcaccaagggattgggttaaggatAAACTAAGAatgtttgcatgacaatatgataaaNaagcaaattaaataaggagagtagatatatgagggtggataagatgaaattgtaaacccNaacaactccattcatccatattttcttttagccaattgaatcactacatttgcatgtttacttttgttctttgcatacacacttcaacttaattcttttctcaagtcttacgcgatttgtttacatgaaaagtaaggcctaaaagtcctttgggaaacgatacttggacttacccattttatattacttgataacgatctggtacacttgccaggggatTAACAGTTGACAATGAGGTTAGCATTTTCAAATGGATAAAGATTTAAATACCCATGGAAGGTCTTTGTTAACAAGCATCCATGAGAAAATGGGTGACCTCTTAAGGTGTCTAAAACAACATTTTAAGGCATTTTCTCAAAAGGAGCAAGAAGATCTCCTAAAATCAATAAGAGTAATTAATTTcttaaggaagaagaaaaatccaGTGGGAGCAACTAGACTTCTAAGGAATAAAGAAGACGACTCCAAAAAATGCGATGAGAGCAATTAATTTCttaaggaaagagaaaaatctaATTGGAGTAACCAGACTCCTAAGGAATAAAGATCTCTTAAAATTCGATGAGAGAAATTAGTCTCTTAAGGAATTAGAAAAATTCAATGGGAGCAACCAAAATCCTAAGGAATAAAGAAGACGACTCctaaaattcaataaaagcAATTAGTCTcttaaggaaggagaaaagtCCAATGGGAGCAACCAACCTCCTAATGAATAAACAAGACCTCCTAAGATCTAATTAGAGAAATTAGTCTCTTAAGGaataaaaaaggagaaaaatccTATAGGGGTAACCATATTCCTAAGACATAAAGAAGATTTCTTCAAATTTGATAAGAGCAATTAAACTCGTAAGGAATAAAAACGGAAAAAAACAATCAATGGATCAACAAGACtcttaatgaataaagaagatcTCCTCAAATTCGATGATAGAAAATAGACTCCTAAGGAATACATAGGTGCAACTAGACTCTAAAAATCAAATGGGAGCAATTAGACTATAAAGGAATGGAAAGGAGAAAATGGTCTCCTTAAAACTTATGGGAGTGATCAAAGTTCTAAGGTATGAAAAGGTATAAATGGAATTTTAGAATCTGATGGAAATAATTACCAATAAAGCAAATAAACttctaagttttaattattttaaaaaggccTTAGAGTTCTTTTTTAGTTCAAAATAAGGTATTTACCTCTTACATTTTTATGATATGTGCTAAACTACTATGAAATAGAAATCAAGGTAACAAACAATATTACTGCAATTTGTCTAAGGTAACATAGATGGCACGTCCAAAGTTCTTCAAAAGTCACGCAACAACTGAAATGCATAAACTTTGTTCTAGATTAGTACTATTCTCTCAAAGATAAAAGTGAAACATTTAGTTTAATACAAGAGCTTTGGTCTCCAAAAGGGTTACTAGTATCACACTTCATGAAGTTAAGGTTAAAGGAAAGATGTAAGTTCAATATTAATTGGCCAATAATTGATTTTGGTGTAAAAAACGTTTTAGTCTTACGCTATGCAATGCTAAGGCTAAGGGGACTAATGTGGTATTAAATCCAATGTCGATTGTGTTATGTTATATAGGCTTAATTCCATTGGGGCCAAGATTGGTAAGCGTCCGACCTAGTGAGCATTTATGAAAGGTTATACATAAGAGATGAGAGATTGAACAATAAAGAAAAGACATTAAAAACGAGCGACAAAATTAAATAGAATGTTGGAGATaataaaggagaaaagagaACTCAATGGTTATCAATGGTTAAGGGAAATAAATGGATAAATGGGTTATggaaactagaaaaaaaaaaacagggaTCACTTTCTGAATGTTCTAGTTACCTAAATTTTACCTTTTgactaaaaaaagtatttttaataaatatttttattctttactatatttgatttcatgttttattatttattaacaataaatgttgtgctttttaaaaaataaataaaaatatacctactttaatttctatcaatttcCATGTGATTtgaaaaagtttcaaaaagatttaaaattatccaatatatatacatataatttaaaaaaggtttaaacccttctttgtccctaagttaagttctcatgttcagtttagttcccgcttttaaaaatgtcaatctttagttcttatgatattaaaaatgtatcaaatcagtcctcatgacatcacttaatgaacaataaattacaagctgatatccaatattttgtgatttgttaacgggaggtgttatgaacaacaaatcacttaatgaaaaacttgtgatttgttaacgaatatgactaatttgatacatttttcatatcatagggactaaagattgatatttttaaaagcggagactaaactgaacatcagaacttaacttaggaacaaaaaaaggatttaaatctttaaaaaaaataaaattggaggGTCATGACACCCTTGCCCCCCTTAAATAATCTGCCACTGGTAAAAGGGTATAAAAGTAATTGATCAATGTCTACACTCAATGTATCACCATAGAATGACTTTCTATTAATTATGtgaatagagaagaagaaaaaaaagataaaatatatatatatatatatatatcattccACAAAGTAACGAGAAACATGACAAGAGAAAATACATTCCTTGTttcgtttattttttatttcttggaCTTATAccttctaatatatatttatttaattatttgaaattgagGTACAAATAGTAATTGTAGCTTAGGATACAATTGGGTTTCAGTTGAAGATTTAACTTAACCCAACTTAGGCAAAGAGGAGTATAAGAAAAGAGGCATATGCAAAGAATAAGACATAAAATtaggctacaattaatgttcaTTCGAGCATTTGTGAACTTCATCAAAATGAAGGCATGAACAAGATTGGTTAAATCTTGGCCATCGATTTAGATTtagaatttgtaaattttaattttaatttttgaattttcctCCATTGTTGTGCATTTTTGCATGCCAAGGAAAATGGAATGATAAGAAAGTGAATACTCATAAAGTGATTGTAAACATACATGAGTAGCTAATTCAAGTTCGGAAGTTGTATGAAAAGATAGGGATGTTAATAGCCATgtgtaagaagaaattttagaataatgaCAGGAACAAAACTACTATGACTATAAAGTTCATATTAATTGAAGACATAAATAATAGTAAGAGTAAACTAGAAATTTTCCCAGATGTGAATGATGTCACTCTATCTTCCATTTGGTTCAGAGAGCCTTGATCTGCATCCTACCTGTTCTAGAAATTTGGTGAGACGCATGTGTTTTGCAGCCCATTGTTCAGCCAACTTCTGCTCCTTGCTTTCTGCATCTCTTCTCAATCCTGCTAACTGCTCCCTGTATTCTGCTTCAATTCTATCCAATGCAGCTGTTTGTTCCTCCCTCAAAGCTTTGATCTTTGCTTCAACTTCCTCCATCTTCTCCCTTCTTCGCCCAGCCTTCTCCGACTCCAGCTGCAGCTCCACCCTGCTCAACCGCCACGCCGCCTCCTTCTTCTGAGCTGCCAAAGCATGATGCACTTCTTCCAACTCTTTGCAGCACTCCACCAGCTCAGACATCACCATGTTTTCACCAAATGCTAGAACACCTCCATGAGGAGCCACATTCCCCAAAACAAGAGGACCACCATTGTCTGGTCCTCTCACCGGTTGCATCCACGGAGGTGGTGCCGCCGAAGGAGACAGACTGAGAGTCACAGAAGGGGAGGGTGGCCTCACAGGTGCAGTTCCATTGGAGTTTGAAAGCCAAGATGGAAGCAAGGCCTGTGCAGGCGCAGGTTGATCAGTGTGCAGAAAAGAACTGTTAGAAGTAGCCATAACAAATGATGGTGAAGGTCTTTCTTTCACTAGTTTCTCAGCAAAACTCTCAAGTATATGCTCGTAATTGCTATCGTTAATCGGGTCAATGGTGCAGTTATTCCCCTTTGTTTCTCTTTGCTGCTTCTCTTTGAACACTTCCCACCACTTTCCTAACCTCTTGGCAGTGCGACCTGGAACTTGTGCTGCAATTTTCTTCCACTTGTTTCCGTGTGTTGCTTGAAGGTTGATCACAAGACGCTGCTCTTCCTCTGTAAGAGATCCTTTCTTAATGCCTGGCTTCAGGTAGTTCTTCCACCTCTCTAAGCATGATTTTGCATCCCTATTGAGAGGTGTGTTCATACGCTGAGACACGAGATTCCATTCTCTAGGACCATACTGCTTGACGTATGCGCGTAGTAAAGCATCCTCTTCAGCTCTCCAACGTTGCCTATCCTTCATTTCCAAGAGCAAATCCCACAGCAAGTTGCTTGGAACTTGAAATCTTCATGATGTCTCTACCAAATTCATCACAGTACCAGTTAAGAACAAAGTTGTAGGGGGAAAGGCTAGATTTTTTACAGTTTCCAACCACATGTGCACAAATGAGCAAAAGTAATCAGACAACACTGAATTCTTGTTATTACCAATGCATTCATATCATTCTTTAGATATACATACAAATCTGGTAAATAAAACAAAGACATGCTCATCCTCCATGAATATATAGTTAAACATTATACACAACTATCTGCAAGAAGAATTCAGTTAAGATCAGACagagatagaaaacattaagccattaataaaaaccaaaaaagttgtggtttttcaaaaatgCAATCTACCAAAAgacaagaaacaaaacaagaCTCTGCatcattttctctctcacttcTTCCTGTATTGCAGCACTAGAAATGCTCAAAAAAAGAGTTCACGTGACAATGCCAAATACATGTCAGAAATAAAGAATGGAAACTAACTGCAATGAAGCATCTAACAGAAAcaaacaatgcatacaacataTTTTGTAACAGATCATGTGATAAGAGTATAAATGCTGAAGGATCAATACCTTCAActtcaaaacaacaattttttctcAGCCTAAGTACTATCAGCAACAATACTATTCTTTCAGAACTTCAGTTAGTGAATCTATAAAGCCATTCTCCATGAATTATTTCCATGTGCTCTTCTAACAATACAATCAAGAACAGTGAACTAGAAAAAACTGTACTGGTAGCTTAACCACTCCCTTCCCCCACAATATAAAAGGAATTTCAAGAGTAGTTTAGTGGTCATATCCCAATTCTTCAATTGCAGCTTTAGCTGATTATCCACACACACAAGCTTCGGATACACACATTGCACTTATGTAGCTCATTGACAGACGGGGAGACCCAAAGAGCGTTTAGAACATCAATTGAAGGAAGATACAGAGAAATAAAGACTAAACTTAAAAACATTACGGTaattaaaacaaagaagaaaaaaaaaaaaacaacgagCAAATACAAAAGGAACTCCACGAAACAATCTGAAGCAGCACCAAAGTAAGGGCGCATAAGccaaaacatgtaacacaatatTGAGTTAACATTATAGCACACCAAGACACCGAGGAAAATGCTGAAAGGAGCTTCACTGCATTTTCTCACTGGCTACTAATTCGCATAAGCCAAATCCTCAAACATGCATACACAGTGGAAAGAACACAGCAAACCAACAAAACCTTTACAAACATCGCCAAAATATTTACCAAAAACaacccttttgaaaaaaaaaaaaaaaagaagagaataaacCTGCAGAATCCAGTTAGCCACCACAACATAAAAACAGAAGCTAAAAACTGtcgaaaaaagaaaagaacttttTCATACTAGGTAGCATAGCACCCCAGATGGTTCCTACAGCACTTGAAGTAAAAAAGGAAGCAGCCCAGATGGTTAAAAGCTAAAAAGATGAAGAGGAGATGCTCACTGGGGGTCGGTGTGACTGACTAATGAGAGATAAGCTATGAGGTCTGGTCCATGAAACAACGGCACAAGTTGAAGCAGTGGTGGGTTCTTAAAGCAGAGAGAAAGTGAAAACCAAGGTGCAGAGAGCGATGAAGAGAGAGAAgggttgtgttgtgttgtgtagTGTAGTGCTGTGTTAGAGGCTTGGAGGAGTAAAGACAGAGAAGTGAAGTAAAATGGaccagagagagagagagagagagagaggaaaggGTGATAAGACAAGACATGGAGAGAGACCCCACAGTGTGACAGAGAGAGCGAGAGAGGGTACGTCAGTTTCAGCGCCTAATATGCGAGAAAGAAACCAGAGGGCACGCGAATGATAAGGGACACACATCACATGATAATTTCACTCTGCACTTAAACCTACTTCTAATTATCATCACACTTTCGCTAATAAATTCTCTTAGTTAATATACTGAGTTTAAGGTTTCTTcccttttaattataaaatttattatattaaatttatgttcttAATTTTGTAGATTTAACGTCGATGTAACTAAGGATGTTACATGTGCTACATGTCTAACGCAGAATTTTGTTCAACGTGGTATTCATTTGATAAATATtgtagtattattttttaaaaattgttttaatagtTACAGtttattttgttgagattgttttaatcattcttaaaataaataattacagtCAACTTATTAATTACAGTCAAAGCATATAGTTGTCAGAATAGGTTTAACCTATCCAACTAAAACTTAAAACTTGGTTATGAGATTGCTTTGGTTAACTCTTAAAATCAGTTATATAAAGAATCagtgtattattatatttaaaccaattaaaaaacagttataggtgtttttttatttagataaattaaagaaaaacaagttaaaaaaaaatactaaaatagttaattaatatattaggAGTTATGATTGAATAAAGTTTAGAAGAGGTGAAACATTTGATGGTACTTGGCATTTATCTGTGTAAAATGTTACTCCTGCAGATTCATAAATAAAGATGACAGAAGAAAAGGTTGCACACAGTAATAGCATTTGttataacagaaaaaaataaaaaagagtggTATGTGCTTACGTCTTCAAGGGAATTTGCCAGCGTAAGAGTTACTGTGCTTTTCAAAATAAGGGCTATTAAGTAatcttttacctttttatttatatttttaaagactgtttaattaaattcttaattctttttcaaaacatgtCCATAATAGACCATGCAAAGTGTGGAGAACATGAGATGACAACTTGACCAAATAGGAATGATATAAATAAGGAAGAATCCAGCTTTAGGATCACAATGAGAATAACAAACTGAGGTACATTTTCATGTTTGTagtacttattttattaatgtgtcAAATATTGATTGTGTTGTGAGTTACTCTTCGGTCTCATTTGTCTAGCCATTTACTAGGGTTTATATATTGGATTGATTATAACACATTTTAACaggaattaaatatattttgttatattaactAAATCAATTTAAAGCAATAATAGTATGACTAATGAgacaaaataattatgatatttaacATGGACACTCAAAGATGTATTagtgttgattttaatttcaaagGATTTGTTAGCAATGATTAAGAACTTAAAGAATAACAAActcattcttttaaatttatagattGAATATGATATATTAGATTTAggatttaagatttaaaatttagaatttattgaCGTGAATACTCTAATACTAAAAAGTAAcatcttatatgtatataaaagcAAAACAGACACTAGTAGAAAAACGTTGTTTAGTTTCACCCCATAGACGTCGATTAGAGGTTCCATTGACGTCAAATGATGATCGGTGACAAGTTCGTAAATAAGTCGGACATATAGATGTTGGGGACAAATCTACCTGATGTCCATTATAGACATCCATGAAACTTCACacagacgtctaaaggtctGTCATGTAGGTGAATAGTCGTCATATCAACGTCGCATAATACCACAACGACGTCTATAGTCAAGTATACACGTCGCGCTGACAccacccgacgtctataggtctGCCAGGTTGGTGAACAGTCGCCATATAGCCGTCGGGTGGCTTcaaacagacgtctataacCAGACAGGTAGTTGAGTGTCATTAATGTTCCGCCTTATAGACTTCGGCGCGCCCTGCTAGCTGACGTCTATAGCCTGACTGTTAGGTGaactataataattattctgccatatagacgtcagctACCAACTAATTGACGTCTATAGGACTGTAGAGTTcaattagacgtcagtttcacAAGTAACCGATGTCTACAATCCGtgccaatattaatatttaaatcataaagacgtcaaattagtgagagcaccgacgtctataacattataaacGTCAGGTGACAAactgaaccgacgtctataacattataaacGTCAGGTGACAAactgaaccgacgtctatagtaccttatACTGCAGAACGCGAACCCACGAGCAGTAAccactattcatcgtcttcttcctcaagCGTTTGTCCGTTGCGGCATTAATTTCCATGTTCGTTTTCACTGTTTTGGACCGTTTAAATGTAGTTTTTCTctgattaaattagtctttgatgaaaaatctttcatttgaaccgattaaaattagatttggtTGCGTTTTGTTGCAGTTTCTGGCGTCTTGTTGGGTTGCGTTTTGGACCGTTTTTGGCCTGCGTTTCTGACCTATTATTGGACGTGCACTCCTTCATTTCCCTCCATTGCTAATTTAATCTTCTAAAAAGGTTAGcttctttgttgaaaacttaatttgtatggatattgttggcttttgtgtatgcatgttattgactTTTGTGTTTGCATGCATGTTATTagcttttgtgtatgcatgttggCATTAGTGAATATGCATTTTATTGGcttttttttgtatgatttcatattgacttttaggtatgcatgtgtttggagatttttaatatatgcatgtgataaagtttagttatgttattataattggcatgttagattatattagtatcaaatcattgagtgaaacttagttcccgtttgaaatttaacacaaacgattaatcttttaaccgtttgtattaaattttgaattgtccgattggacaatttgggaaaattatttttcataaatttgctataacatgtgCTTGGAGTTTATGCACAAGATTGATGAAAATTTGGTTCATTATGTGTTGTTCTCCAGATGCATATTTGATTATGGTCCTCCTTGATTACTCTCATTTCATGTATTTCGAAGACCAATGCGAAATATTGccgaaattttatcaaatttatgatgtagacttctttgcacttgtcttagcaatttatgaaaaataatttttctgaatgggtagggcctaatcttgtgagagttaaaaaattgaaattgataaagtatgttacgaacatagtatggatcgaagctggatgaatgcacatcgcatctctgaagaatatgagaagggtgtttcggtgttcttgcaatatgttaaagaaaatgcaaagtctgtgaGCGAGACATATTTctgtccttgtgttcgttgtcttaatcaaatacgacaagacttAGGCAATTTGGATgaccatctattcatgttcggcataatGAGAACTTAtaccgtttggacttggcatggagaagtactggACCAGCCTACCACATCATGAGGAACAgattatgtggaagaatgaatgagtgatcatttagaggacatgatatgTGATGTTGGGGAAGCTAACTTtggaagagctaatttgtatgattctttTATCAATGATTCAGAGCAACTGTTGTACCCAGGCTGCTCGAACTTTACACATATGTCtacaactttgaagttgtttagtttaaaagcaaggaacggatggaccgataaaagtttcacagagttgttggagttgttgaAGGAGATGCTTCAAGAAAATAATACTCTACCTATTCGTAATTACGaggccaaaatatttttatgtccaatgggtcttgaatatcaaaagatacatgcttgtcccaatgattgtgttttgtacataaaGGAGTTTGCTTCGCTGAAGTATTGCCCAACTTGTGGTTTAagccgttttaaaaagaaatatgacaGAAACAATGATGatgaaggtaatgatggtgcacctgcTAAGGTGATGTtgtatttgcctataatacctaggttgaAATGTATGTTCTCTGTTAAAGAAGATGCAAAGATCCTTAAATGGCACGTTGTCggaagaaagtgcgataatcttcttcgacacccagTAGATTCAACACAGTGGAATaagatcgatgaaacatttccagaatttggtgcagatccaagaaacttaagacttgcacttgcaactgatggtatgaatccttacgggaacttaagtagcaaacacagtgcatggccagttatgttgatgatatacaatctttctcctttgttgtgcatgaagagaaaatatgtcatgttgtcaatgatgatatcGGGTCCTAAACAACCTGGCAATAACATTGTTGTTTATgtgaaacctttaattgatgatttgaaattattgtgggaagaaggtgtcgaagtgttcgattcagatgttgaagaaaatttctatttgcgtgcaatgttgttttgcactataaatgatttcccagcctatggaaacttgagcggttatagtattaaaggacattttgcatgtccaatttgtgaataaaatactagttaccttcaattgaagcatggtcagaaAACGGTATATACAAGACATCAGAAATTCCTTCCTCGCCATCacccttatcgtagattgaaaaaagcattcaatggaagtgTCGAGGATGAGGTTATGTCCAGACCCCGGAATGGTGAAGAGGTGTACAACGAAGTaaaaaacattgacattgtGTTCGGAAAACATCATAAAAGTACCTTTGCAAAAAACGTTTGGAAGAaacaatcaatattttttaatcttccttattggtgtaaacttgatgttagacattgtattgatgtgatgcacgtagaaaaaaatgtttgtgacagtGTCATCGGAACTTTACTAAACGTGAAAGGGAAGACCAAAGATGGAATAAAAGCAAGACAAGATTTGGCTGAAATGGGAATCCGAACAGAGTTACATCCACAGACAATAGGAAGACGCACCTATCTGCCCCCAGCCTGTTatactctttctaaaaaagaaaaacaaagtttttgtaactctttaagaagtgtgaaggttccacaaggttattcttcaaatattagtaaccttgtttctatgcaagagctaaagttagttggtttaaagtctcatgattgtcatacattgatgcaacaattgttaccagtTGTTATTCAAGGCATATTACCTCCTTCTGTTAGGGGTATTTTGACACATCTGTGTTTGTTCTTTAATGCCATTTACAAGAAAGTTGTTAACCCTCaatgtttagatcaattggaaaatgaaggaataagacttctatgtgaattggagatgtattttccaccttcttttttgatatcatggttcatttgatcgttcatctagtccgagaaattcgaatatgtggGCCGGTTTACTTAAGGTGGATGTACCCtattgaaagatacatgaaaatcttaaagggatatgtcaagaatcagtATAGACAAGAAGCTTCAATCATAGAGCGATAAAttgcagaagaagccattgaattttgcTCAGCTTatatgccaagttgtgaacTAGTGGGTCTACCCAAGAGCATAcatgaaggaaaatgtgaagGTAAGGGTCATGGCGTGAGGATTCAAAGTGTTAGTagaaaagaagttgatcaagctcatttgtacattTTAAACAACACTGATGATGTGATTCCTTACATTTTTTAacacgttaatgaaataaaggcatcacacccaagaatgaatgaaaaatggcatcttaatgaacatgtcaaaaccttcttacaatggtttaagaaaaagatttatgcgacTCCACATGTTTCTGAAACTCTATTGAGGTTATCTCGTGCGCCTAACACAGATGTCATTAcatatggtgggtactatataaacaatatctcttttcagacaaaggaagaagatgacaaaagtagggttcaaaatagtggggttATACTACAAGCTGAGTCTGTGCACTTTTctagttctaaagacaaaaattcaATCAGTGCATCAATgagttattttggagtaatacaataaatatgggaggtggattatgtGAGGTTTAGAGTCCccgttttcaagtgtaaataggttgatataaattctggTGTCATAACAGATGCCTCTAGTTTCACATTGGTAGATCTTAAAAAGATGAATTACactgatgaaccatttattatggccAGTCAAGCAAGGCAAATATTCAACGTAAGT
This region includes:
- the LOC106754520 gene encoding transcription factor AS1: MKDRQRWRAEEDALLRAYVKQYGPREWNLVSQRMNTPLNRDAKSCLERWKNYLKPGIKKGSLTEEEQRLVINLQATHGNKWKKIAAQVPGRTAKRLGKWWEVFKEKQQRETKGNNCTIDPINDSNYEHILESFAEKLVKERPSPSFVMATSNSSFLHTDQPAPAQALLPSWLSNSNGTAPVRPPSPSVTLSLSPSAAPPPWMQPVRGPDNGGPLVLGNVAPHGGVLAFGENMVMSELVECCKELEEVHHALAAQKKEAAWRLSRVELQLESEKAGRRREKMEEVEAKIKALREEQTAALDRIEAEYREQLAGLRRDAESKEQKLAEQWAAKHMRLTKFLEQVGCRSRLSEPNGR